A part of Magnetospirillum sp. ME-1 genomic DNA contains:
- a CDS encoding DNA gyrase inhibitor YacG, producing MTEQAAPACPICGKPAQPKYKPFCSTRCADVDLHRWLNESYRAPAVEDPEGLPEDE from the coding sequence ATGACCGAGCAAGCCGCGCCCGCCTGCCCCATCTGCGGCAAGCCCGCCCAGCCCAAATACAAGCCCTTCTGCTCCACCCGCTGCGCCGATGTGGACCTGCACCGCTGGCTGAACGAATCCTACCGGGCGCCGGCGGTGGAAGACCCGGAAGGGCTTCCCGAGGACGAATGA
- a CDS encoding ribonuclease E/G, which produces MSGDAVEILVSSGPGEARYLVLADGRPLDLIIDRRCLLTDCVFRGRVAAIDKGLDAAFVELGQGERQGFLPGAKALGLSEGACVVVRVRADARGGKGPLLAAHQGFGPVGEAPALLHRPDPLARLQAAFPQARMVPNAHHEVDEALDAALDPVVPLPGGGRLVIEQAAALTAIDVDSAGTRPAEANGAAVAEIARQLRLRGIGGQVVVDFVSGRDRKPLYRLAEALKQAVSADPTPTHVFGVSPLGLVELTRERRGPSLGELLCRRSLAATPETLALAALRRLLAEALATPGRIPALRAAPSVAAVLTGLGPERAEAERLLGHPLSIREDAARAPEDILIEDATR; this is translated from the coding sequence GTGAGCGGCGACGCGGTCGAGATTCTCGTCTCTTCCGGCCCCGGCGAGGCCCGCTATCTGGTGCTGGCCGACGGTCGCCCGCTGGACCTGATCATCGACCGTCGCTGCCTGCTGACCGATTGCGTCTTCCGGGGCCGTGTCGCCGCCATCGACAAGGGCCTCGACGCCGCCTTCGTGGAACTGGGGCAGGGGGAGCGCCAGGGCTTCCTGCCCGGCGCCAAGGCCCTGGGCCTGTCCGAGGGCGCTTGCGTCGTGGTGCGGGTGCGGGCGGATGCCAGGGGCGGCAAGGGGCCGCTGCTGGCTGCCCACCAGGGGTTTGGCCCCGTGGGCGAGGCCCCGGCCCTGCTGCATCGTCCCGACCCGCTGGCGCGCCTGCAGGCCGCCTTTCCCCAGGCCCGCATGGTCCCCAACGCCCACCACGAGGTGGACGAGGCGCTCGACGCCGCTCTCGACCCGGTGGTGCCTTTGCCGGGCGGCGGGCGACTGGTCATCGAGCAGGCCGCGGCGCTCACCGCCATCGACGTGGATTCGGCCGGAACCCGCCCGGCCGAGGCCAACGGGGCGGCGGTGGCGGAAATCGCCCGCCAGCTGCGCCTCAGGGGGATCGGTGGGCAGGTGGTGGTTGATTTCGTCTCGGGCCGCGACCGGAAACCCCTTTACCGGCTGGCCGAGGCCTTGAAGCAGGCGGTAAGCGCCGATCCCACCCCCACCCATGTATTCGGCGTCTCGCCCCTGGGGCTGGTGGAGCTGACCCGCGAGCGGCGCGGCCCGTCCCTGGGCGAATTGCTGTGCCGCCGCTCCCTGGCCGCCACGCCCGAAACCCTGGCCCTGGCGGCGCTGCGCCGGCTGCTGGCCGAGGCCCTGGCCACGCCCGGACGCATTCCCGCCCTCCGCGCCGCACCCTCCGTGGCCGCCGTCCTGACGGGCCTTGGCCCCGAGCGGGCCGAGGCAGAGCGCCTGCTGGGCCATCCCCTGTCCATCCGGGAAGACGCGGCCCGCGCACCCGAGGATATCCTGATCGAGGACGCCACCCGATGA
- a CDS encoding Maf family protein, with the protein MAVLVLASASPRRLDLLRQIAITPGLVDPAHMDETPLKGELPVPHARRLAEAKALTVAGRHPGAFVLAADTVVACGRRILPKAEDEATARQCLDLLSGRRHRVVGGICLIAPDGRIGRRIVTSSVTFKRLSHDEAAAYLASGEWEGKAGGYAIQGLAARYVRDIQGSYSNIVGLSLFETAQLLDGFGFRP; encoded by the coding sequence ATGGCCGTTCTGGTGCTGGCGTCGGCATCGCCCAGGCGCCTCGACCTGCTTCGCCAGATCGCCATCACGCCCGGTCTCGTCGACCCCGCCCATATGGACGAGACGCCCCTCAAAGGCGAATTGCCGGTTCCCCACGCCCGCCGTCTGGCCGAGGCGAAGGCCTTGACCGTGGCCGGGCGCCATCCGGGGGCCTTCGTGCTGGCCGCCGACACGGTGGTGGCCTGCGGCCGGCGCATCCTGCCCAAGGCCGAGGACGAAGCCACGGCGCGCCAATGCCTGGACCTGCTGTCGGGACGCCGCCACCGCGTGGTGGGCGGCATCTGCCTGATCGCCCCCGACGGCCGCATCGGGCGGCGCATCGTGACCTCCTCGGTGACCTTCAAGCGCCTGTCCCACGACGAGGCCGCCGCTTACCTCGCCTCGGGCGAGTGGGAGGGCAAGGCGGGGGGCTACGCCATCCAGGGCCTCGCCGCGCGCTACGTGCGCGACATCCAGGGGTCGTATTCCAACATCGTCGGCCTGTCGCTGTTCGAGACGGCGCAGCTGCTGGACGGATTCGGCTTCCGGCCGTGA
- the infA gene encoding translation initiation factor IF-1 has product MAKEDVIEFSGTVTELLPNAMFRVKLDNDHEILAHTSGKMRKNRIRVLAGDRVNVEMTPYDLTKGRITFRYK; this is encoded by the coding sequence ATGGCGAAAGAGGATGTGATCGAGTTTTCGGGGACGGTGACGGAATTGCTTCCGAACGCCATGTTCCGCGTCAAGCTCGACAATGACCATGAGATTCTTGCCCATACCTCCGGCAAGATGCGCAAGAACCGCATTCGCGTGCTGGCCGGTGACCGGGTGAACGTCGAGATGACGCCCTATGATCTGACCAAGGGCCGCATCACCTTCCGCTATAAGTAA
- a CDS encoding arsenate reductase ArsC translates to MGDLPSAVLFCCTMNAVRSPMAEGIMKRIHGKRIYVYSVGVRRGEPDPFVVQVMDEIGIDVSKHKPRLFEELEDDSFDVVVSLSPEAQHKAVDLTRHNACEVEFWPTFDPTLIEGSREVRLDAYRAVRDELERHIRKRFPASGMARE, encoded by the coding sequence ATGGGGGACCTGCCCTCCGCCGTGCTGTTCTGCTGCACCATGAACGCGGTGCGCTCGCCCATGGCGGAAGGCATCATGAAGCGCATCCACGGCAAGCGCATCTACGTCTATTCCGTGGGCGTGCGCCGGGGCGAGCCCGACCCCTTCGTGGTCCAGGTGATGGACGAGATCGGCATCGACGTGTCCAAGCACAAGCCGCGCCTGTTCGAGGAGTTGGAGGACGACAGCTTCGACGTGGTGGTGTCGCTGTCGCCCGAGGCCCAGCACAAGGCGGTGGACCTCACCCGGCACAATGCCTGCGAGGTGGAGTTCTGGCCCACCTTCGACCCCACTCTGATCGAAGGCAGCCGCGAGGTCCGTCTCGACGCCTATCGCGCGGTCCGGGACGAATTGGAGCGCCATATCCGCAAGCGCTTCCCGGCCTCCGGCATGGCAAGGGAATAG
- a CDS encoding UPF0262 family protein translates to MPHRQKLAKIELVEKYQVRRAAEVEHERAVAVYDLLEENYFAPNGDFVGPYALYIKLEDTRLIFDVRKEDETPLVQVPLPLKTFQSIVKDYFLICESYFAAIKKSTPSQIEAIDMGRRGLHNEGSELLRERLGGKIDVDFDTARRLFTLICVLHIRG, encoded by the coding sequence ATGCCGCACCGCCAGAAGCTGGCCAAGATCGAGCTGGTGGAAAAGTATCAGGTCCGCCGCGCCGCCGAGGTCGAGCACGAGCGCGCCGTCGCGGTCTACGATCTGCTGGAGGAGAATTATTTCGCTCCCAACGGCGATTTCGTCGGCCCCTATGCGCTGTACATCAAGCTGGAAGACACGCGGCTGATCTTCGACGTGCGCAAGGAGGACGAAACCCCCCTGGTGCAGGTGCCCTTGCCGCTGAAGACCTTCCAGTCCATCGTCAAGGACTACTTCCTGATCTGCGAAAGCTATTTCGCCGCCATCAAGAAGTCGACGCCCAGCCAGATCGAGGCCATCGACATGGGCCGCCGGGGGCTGCACAACGAAGGCTCGGAACTGCTGCGCGAGCGACTGGGGGGAAAGATCGACGTGGATTTCGACACCGCGAGACGCCTGTTCACCCTCATCTGCGTATTGCACATCCGAGGGTAG
- the hisD gene encoding histidinol dehydrogenase yields the protein MVQSLDSRDPGFETAFLALLAMKREVDEDVDQAVAAILAELRSRGDAALIEYTKRFDRLDLTPAGLRVTSAEVEAAYASCDPELIKALELAAERIRAFHARQVPADDSFTDSAGVRLGLRWGPVSAAGLYVPGGTAAYPSSVLMNAIPAKAAGVPRLVMVVPTPDGRLNPLVLAAAKVAGVDEIYRVGGAQAVGALAYGTETIRPVDKIVGPGNAYVAAAKRRVFGTVGIDMIAGPSEILVVADRFNDPAWIAADLLSQAEHDTAAQSILITDDAQFGARVAEAVDSHLKTLPRAPIARESWDNHGAIIVVPDLDSSLPLIDRIAPEHLELAVEDPDALAARVRHAGAIFLGRYTPEAVGDYIGGPNHVLPTARSARFSSGLGVLDFMKRTTLLGCDAGSLRAIGPAAVRLAEAEGLGAHGLSVALRLNMGAG from the coding sequence ATGGTGCAAAGCCTCGATTCCCGCGATCCCGGCTTCGAAACCGCCTTCCTGGCCCTGCTGGCCATGAAGCGCGAGGTGGACGAGGACGTGGATCAGGCGGTGGCCGCCATCCTGGCCGAGCTGCGCAGCCGTGGCGACGCGGCGCTGATCGAGTATACCAAGCGTTTCGACCGCCTGGACCTCACGCCCGCCGGCTTGCGCGTCACTTCCGCCGAGGTGGAGGCCGCCTATGCCTCCTGCGATCCCGAACTGATCAAGGCCCTGGAACTGGCGGCAGAGCGTATCCGCGCTTTCCACGCCCGCCAGGTGCCGGCCGACGATTCCTTCACCGATTCCGCCGGGGTGCGCCTGGGCCTGCGCTGGGGGCCGGTTTCCGCCGCCGGCCTTTATGTCCCGGGCGGCACCGCCGCCTATCCCTCGTCGGTGCTGATGAACGCCATCCCCGCCAAGGCCGCCGGGGTGCCCCGGCTGGTGATGGTGGTGCCCACCCCCGACGGCAGGCTGAACCCCCTGGTCCTGGCCGCCGCCAAGGTGGCCGGCGTGGACGAGATCTACCGCGTGGGCGGCGCCCAGGCGGTGGGCGCGCTGGCCTATGGCACCGAGACCATCCGTCCGGTGGACAAGATCGTCGGCCCCGGAAACGCTTACGTCGCCGCCGCCAAGCGCCGGGTGTTCGGCACGGTGGGCATCGACATGATTGCCGGCCCGTCCGAGATCCTGGTGGTGGCCGACCGCTTCAACGATCCCGCCTGGATCGCCGCCGACCTGCTCAGCCAGGCCGAGCACGACACCGCGGCGCAAAGCATCCTGATCACCGACGACGCCCAATTCGGCGCCCGCGTGGCCGAGGCGGTGGACTCCCACCTCAAGACCTTGCCCCGCGCGCCGATCGCCCGGGAAAGCTGGGACAATCACGGCGCCATCATCGTGGTGCCGGACCTTGACTCCTCGCTGCCGCTGATCGACCGCATCGCGCCGGAACACCTGGAACTGGCGGTGGAAGACCCCGATGCCCTGGCCGCCAGGGTCCGGCATGCCGGGGCCATCTTCCTGGGGCGCTACACGCCCGAGGCGGTGGGCGACTATATCGGCGGTCCCAACCACGTGCTTCCCACGGCGCGCTCGGCCCGCTTCTCGTCGGGGCTGGGCGTGCTGGACTTCATGAAGCGCACCACGCTTCTGGGCTGTGATGCGGGCAGCTTGCGGGCCATCGGCCCGGCGGCGGTGCGTCTGGCCGAAGCGGAAGGATTGGGGGCGCACGGGCTCTCGGTGGCGCTCCGGCTCAACATGGGAGCCGGCTGA
- the hisG gene encoding ATP phosphoribosyltransferase, with protein MSPQDKLVIALPKGRILDEAMPLVRAAGIEPEPAFDDPKSRLLRFATNHPHIDIIRVRSFDVATFVAFGAAHLGVAGNDVLMEFDYPEIYAPLDLGIGACRLSVAEPDDLAASDDPKRWSHVRIATKYPEVTKRHFAARGVQAECVKLNGAMELAPSLGLCTRIVDLVSSGATLKANGLKEVEVLAEVTSRLIVNRAALKTRPDEMTGWIDAFRKACGG; from the coding sequence GTGAGCCCGCAAGACAAACTGGTCATCGCCCTGCCCAAGGGCCGCATCCTCGACGAGGCCATGCCCCTGGTCCGCGCCGCCGGCATCGAGCCCGAGCCTGCCTTCGACGATCCCAAGTCGCGGCTGTTGCGCTTTGCCACCAACCATCCCCATATCGACATCATCCGGGTGCGCTCGTTCGACGTGGCCACGTTCGTGGCCTTCGGAGCCGCCCATCTGGGAGTGGCCGGCAACGACGTGCTGATGGAATTCGATTATCCCGAGATCTACGCGCCGCTCGACCTCGGCATCGGCGCCTGCCGCCTGTCGGTGGCCGAGCCCGACGATCTGGCCGCCTCGGACGATCCGAAGCGCTGGAGCCACGTGCGCATCGCCACCAAGTATCCGGAAGTGACCAAGCGCCATTTCGCCGCGCGCGGCGTCCAGGCCGAATGCGTCAAGCTCAACGGCGCCATGGAACTGGCGCCCTCGCTGGGCCTGTGCACCCGCATCGTCGATCTGGTGTCGTCGGGCGCCACGCTGAAGGCCAACGGCCTGAAGGAGGTGGAGGTGCTGGCCGAGGTGACGAGCCGCCTGATCGTCAACCGCGCCGCGCTGAAGACCCGGCCCGACGAGATGACCGGCTGGATCGACGCGTTCCGCAAGGCCTGCGGAGGCTGA
- a CDS encoding response regulator, which produces MDTSNPHILVVDDDREIRDLLAKFMVRHGLRVSAAKDGVEMMKTLDERRIDLVVLDLMLPGEDGLSLCRRMRETRSGVPIIMLTAMGEDTDRIVGLEMGADDYVAKPFNPRELLARIKAVLRRTQGPEDAAPERGGTKVRFLGWVLDLASRDLLSPDGVMVALSAGEFGLLQVFVEHPRRVLSRDQLLDFARGRSAVPFDRSIDIQVSRLRRRIGDDARDPQIIKTVRGGGYLFTPEVERA; this is translated from the coding sequence ATGGATACCTCCAATCCCCACATCCTGGTCGTGGACGACGACCGCGAAATCCGCGACCTGCTGGCCAAGTTCATGGTGCGCCACGGTCTTCGGGTCAGCGCCGCCAAGGACGGCGTCGAGATGATGAAGACCCTGGACGAGCGCCGCATCGACCTGGTGGTGCTCGACCTGATGCTGCCGGGCGAGGACGGGCTGTCGCTGTGCCGGCGGATGCGCGAGACCCGGTCGGGCGTGCCCATCATCATGCTGACCGCCATGGGCGAGGACACCGACCGCATCGTCGGGCTGGAGATGGGCGCCGACGATTACGTGGCCAAGCCCTTCAATCCCCGCGAATTGCTGGCCCGCATCAAGGCGGTGCTGCGCCGGACGCAAGGCCCGGAGGACGCGGCGCCCGAGCGCGGCGGCACCAAGGTCCGCTTCCTGGGCTGGGTTCTGGATCTGGCCAGCCGCGACCTGCTGTCGCCCGACGGCGTGATGGTGGCGCTGTCGGCGGGCGAGTTCGGGCTGTTGCAGGTGTTCGTCGAGCATCCCCGCCGGGTGCTGTCGCGCGACCAGCTGCTGGACTTCGCCCGCGGCCGCTCGGCGGTGCCCTTCGACCGCTCCATCGACATCCAGGTCAGCCGCCTCAGGCGCCGCATCGGCGACGACGCCCGCGACCCGCAGATCATCAAGACGGTCAGGGGCGGCGGCTACCTCTTCACCCCGGAAGTGGAGCGGGCATGA
- a CDS encoding ATP-binding protein, with protein sequence MSAARLRLLPDSVVGRTALVLVAALMISAAAAVVLFTIQRQEALEAIGGRNAAERVSALVTLAEQLPPQYRQDTLSSQDTPNFRVGWGPQPVALDNENFGLAAYVRSALEQGLDGRDIKVSTRPGPLLGGPATGIGRGGGGRHHGGGPGMAGPGAGPGGGPGGGGGRVIGPSLRVSVPLTDGSWLNVLAPLDLGDPLWRPRFVAPLVIALVLVTLGALLAVRRATKPFATFAQAAERLGVDVSAPPLAETGPREVRQAAQAFNVMQGRIARFVQDRTQMLAAISHDLKTPITRLRLRAEFMEDDDQRTKMLADLAEMEAMIAATLAFARDDAASEPRIRLDLASMLQGMVEDLNELGARCSYDGPAALVIEARPAALKRAMANLIDNAIKYGGCADVTLAPGGGNALVTIDDQGPGIPSEARERVFAPFVRLETSRSRDTGGTGLGLAVARAAIRAHGGDITLADRPGGGLRVSVSLPGLEG encoded by the coding sequence ATGAGCGCCGCCCGCCTCCGTCTGCTGCCCGACAGCGTGGTCGGCCGCACCGCCCTGGTTCTGGTGGCGGCGCTGATGATCTCGGCGGCGGCGGCGGTGGTGCTGTTTACCATCCAGCGCCAGGAAGCCCTGGAAGCCATCGGCGGCCGCAACGCCGCCGAACGGGTCTCCGCCCTGGTCACCCTGGCCGAGCAATTGCCGCCCCAATATCGCCAGGACACCCTGTCCAGCCAGGACACCCCCAATTTCCGCGTCGGCTGGGGCCCCCAGCCCGTCGCCCTGGACAACGAGAATTTCGGACTGGCCGCCTATGTGCGCTCGGCCCTGGAACAGGGCCTGGACGGACGCGACATCAAGGTCTCCACCCGCCCCGGCCCCCTGCTGGGCGGTCCCGCCACCGGCATCGGACGCGGCGGCGGCGGCCGCCACCATGGCGGCGGGCCGGGAATGGCCGGCCCCGGCGCCGGTCCCGGCGGAGGTCCCGGAGGTGGGGGGGGCCGGGTGATCGGACCGTCGCTCCGCGTCTCGGTCCCGCTGACCGACGGGAGCTGGCTGAACGTGCTGGCGCCGCTGGATCTGGGCGATCCCCTGTGGCGGCCGCGCTTCGTGGCCCCGCTGGTCATCGCCCTGGTCCTGGTCACCCTGGGGGCCCTGCTGGCGGTGCGCCGCGCCACCAAGCCCTTCGCCACCTTCGCCCAGGCGGCCGAGCGGCTGGGCGTCGACGTTTCCGCGCCCCCGCTGGCCGAGACCGGCCCGCGCGAGGTGCGTCAGGCCGCCCAGGCCTTCAACGTCATGCAGGGCCGCATCGCCCGCTTCGTTCAGGACCGCACCCAGATGCTGGCGGCCATCAGCCATGACCTGAAGACCCCCATCACCCGGCTGCGCCTCAGGGCCGAGTTCATGGAGGACGACGACCAGCGCACGAAAATGCTGGCCGATCTGGCGGAGATGGAGGCGATGATCGCCGCTACCCTGGCCTTCGCCCGCGACGACGCGGCCAGCGAGCCGCGCATCCGCCTCGACCTCGCCTCCATGCTCCAGGGCATGGTCGAGGATCTGAACGAGCTGGGAGCGCGCTGCTCCTATGACGGTCCCGCCGCCCTGGTGATCGAGGCCCGCCCGGCGGCGCTGAAACGGGCCATGGCCAACCTGATCGACAACGCCATCAAGTATGGCGGTTGCGCCGACGTGACCCTGGCGCCGGGCGGCGGCAACGCCCTGGTCACCATCGACGACCAGGGGCCCGGCATCCCATCGGAAGCCCGCGAACGGGTGTTCGCCCCCTTCGTGCGGCTGGAAACGTCCCGGTCGAGGGATACCGGCGGCACCGGCCTGGGCCTTGCCGTGGCGCGGGCCGCCATCCGCGCCCATGGCGGCGACATCACCCTGGCCGACCGGCCGGGCGGCGGCCTGCGGGTAAGCGTCAGCCTGCCGGGACTGGAAGGGTAA
- a CDS encoding adenylate/guanylate cyclase domain-containing protein, giving the protein MPRSLSEWERITRELLEEGQNFLAHDTAREGLRQYPDSFKLAIFGAVALSQTGAVDEARKLLQPVLDVILIDEGPFHRLHNSLRRAVEGLDEADSQDTLASMAELAEALELVRGKKLVASADSETYTALAGVFREAWLASGSRGDLEHCRELFLRAFHISGSPRDGIDAAVTSWLLGDHDGARELARRVRDRVSNAETDLSLSPEERYQMLATVAEAHLLLGEVQDALASFAWASTLEGIHYGSTVAALKQLALLQEGGLAVPDAVFDIIKPPTVVVFTGHALDRPGEGPHFPPELESAVRAEIAKSLDELGAQVGYSTAACGSDLLFIEAMLERGAEVNVVMPYAIDDFIAENVRYGGSRWEMRFRNALKLANTVTYATEERFLGHGMLYRFANQCLHGLATLRANFLRSNPYLLAVWDMMPGSLAGGAADFIDQWEDISQLRIIDLDGLLQQHPELAGDAVPMMPDLDGEADEEQGEGRVIRSMMFCDIAGYSKLKEEHTPVFLDFLRLISEGMAGLEHQPLAINTWGDAIFAVMDKATPMAEYAQTLQEMVLRADEELADRLPHPLNLRISLHAGPVFQAIDPICGRQNFYGSHINRAARLEPVTVIGHVYATQQFVAVLTAEQSAMRSEAQNRGEDFVERFACEYVGVLSLAKDFGKQTVYHMRRRAMPEAPEPEVVEPPPPPSEPNAQALLSTELLAVLRDIPAEEPPPPPPPEEPFAAEDEAFAAGEEEPPPPEVAEGAIPDDDLGSPILSDDDMAALLGEAAAPLSEGALSDDDLAAILAMGEVEDLGDDEEPAPCAPADLGDLGSAILSDDDLAALLDEAVPLEEMEAPAPTVSEGALSDDDLAAILAMGEVEDLGDDEEPAPCGPADLGDLGSTILSEEDMVALLEEAAPLDDAPEFEAPEGALSDDDLAAILAMGDVEEEEGEPQAEAVDLTSTTLSDTDLSALLAEAAEEEEFNAQLAADESVPKPDFSFRTAMSDDEIAALLAESEEDDASPAEDLPEIGSVTGFSDDDLAALSQQAEPCAPDGPPPSLFDLGGAMSDDEIAALLAEDDEEAVPIGNLPEIGSATGFSDDDMQAMLAEAGEVPAESADDDLAEVAAAVEAAMAKMDAEEDGIALAPPRPKPTVRPFTGKVEISLAPPRK; this is encoded by the coding sequence GTGCCCCGCAGCCTGTCCGAGTGGGAACGGATCACCCGCGAGCTGTTGGAGGAAGGCCAGAACTTCCTGGCCCACGACACGGCGCGCGAGGGTCTGAGGCAATATCCCGACAGTTTCAAGCTGGCCATTTTCGGTGCCGTGGCGTTGTCGCAGACCGGCGCGGTGGATGAGGCGCGCAAGCTCTTACAGCCGGTGCTCGACGTCATCCTGATCGACGAAGGGCCGTTCCATCGCCTGCACAACAGCCTTCGGCGCGCCGTCGAGGGGCTGGACGAAGCCGACAGCCAGGACACCCTGGCCTCCATGGCCGAACTGGCCGAGGCGCTGGAACTGGTGCGCGGCAAGAAGCTGGTGGCCAGCGCCGATTCCGAGACCTACACCGCGCTGGCCGGCGTGTTCCGCGAGGCCTGGCTGGCCTCGGGATCGCGGGGCGATCTCGAACATTGCCGCGAGCTGTTCCTGCGCGCCTTCCACATCAGCGGCTCGCCCAGAGACGGCATCGACGCGGCGGTGACCTCGTGGCTTTTGGGCGACCATGACGGGGCGCGGGAACTGGCGCGCCGGGTCCGTGACCGGGTCAGCAACGCCGAGACCGACCTCTCCCTGTCGCCGGAAGAGCGCTACCAGATGCTGGCCACGGTGGCCGAGGCGCATCTGCTGCTGGGCGAGGTGCAGGACGCCCTGGCCTCCTTCGCCTGGGCCAGCACGCTGGAAGGCATCCATTACGGCAGCACCGTGGCGGCGCTGAAGCAGCTGGCCCTGCTGCAGGAGGGCGGGCTTGCCGTCCCCGATGCCGTCTTCGACATCATCAAGCCGCCCACCGTGGTGGTGTTCACCGGCCACGCCCTGGACCGGCCGGGCGAGGGGCCGCACTTCCCGCCCGAGCTGGAAAGCGCCGTTCGCGCCGAGATCGCCAAGTCCCTGGACGAGTTGGGCGCCCAGGTGGGCTATTCCACCGCCGCCTGCGGCTCGGACCTGCTGTTCATCGAGGCCATGCTGGAGCGGGGCGCCGAGGTCAACGTGGTGATGCCCTACGCCATCGACGACTTCATCGCCGAGAACGTGCGCTATGGCGGGTCGCGCTGGGAAATGCGCTTCCGCAACGCCTTGAAGCTGGCCAACACCGTGACCTACGCCACCGAGGAGCGGTTCCTCGGCCACGGCATGCTCTACCGCTTCGCCAATCAGTGCCTGCACGGCCTGGCGACGCTCAGGGCCAATTTCCTGCGCTCCAATCCCTACCTGCTGGCGGTGTGGGACATGATGCCCGGCTCGCTGGCCGGCGGCGCCGCCGACTTCATCGACCAGTGGGAGGACATCTCCCAACTGCGCATCATCGACCTGGACGGGTTGCTGCAACAGCATCCCGAACTGGCCGGCGATGCGGTGCCCATGATGCCCGACCTGGACGGCGAGGCCGACGAGGAGCAGGGCGAGGGCCGGGTCATCCGCTCCATGATGTTCTGCGACATCGCCGGCTATTCCAAGCTGAAGGAGGAGCACACGCCGGTGTTCCTCGACTTCCTGCGCCTGATTTCCGAGGGCATGGCGGGGCTCGAGCACCAGCCGCTGGCCATCAACACCTGGGGCGACGCCATCTTCGCGGTGATGGACAAGGCCACCCCCATGGCCGAGTACGCCCAGACCCTGCAGGAGATGGTGCTCCGGGCCGACGAGGAACTGGCCGACCGCCTGCCCCATCCCCTCAATCTGCGCATCTCGCTGCATGCCGGCCCGGTGTTCCAGGCCATCGATCCCATCTGCGGGCGCCAGAACTTCTACGGCAGCCACATCAACCGGGCGGCGCGGCTGGAGCCGGTGACGGTGATCGGCCACGTCTACGCCACCCAGCAATTCGTCGCCGTGCTGACCGCCGAGCAGAGCGCCATGCGCTCGGAGGCCCAGAACCGGGGCGAGGATTTCGTCGAACGCTTCGCCTGCGAATATGTGGGCGTGCTGTCGCTGGCCAAGGATTTCGGCAAGCAGACCGTCTACCACATGCGCCGCCGGGCGATGCCCGAGGCGCCGGAGCCCGAGGTGGTCGAACCGCCGCCGCCGCCGTCCGAGCCCAATGCCCAGGCGCTGCTGTCCACCGAATTGCTGGCGGTGCTGCGCGACATCCCCGCCGAGGAGCCGCCGCCCCCGCCCCCGCCGGAAGAGCCCTTCGCCGCCGAGGACGAGGCCTTCGCCGCCGGGGAGGAGGAGCCGCCGCCGCCGGAAGTGGCCGAGGGCGCCATTCCCGACGACGATCTGGGTTCGCCCATCCTGTCCGACGACGACATGGCCGCCCTGCTGGGCGAGGCGGCGGCGCCTTTGTCGGAGGGCGCCCTGTCCGACGACGATCTGGCCGCCATCCTGGCCATGGGCGAGGTGGAGGACCTGGGCGACGACGAGGAGCCGGCGCCTTGCGCGCCCGCCGATCTCGGCGACCTGGGGTCGGCCATCCTGTCCGACGACGATCTGGCCGCCCTGCTGGACGAGGCCGTGCCGCTGGAGGAGATGGAGGCTCCCGCGCCGACGGTTTCCGAAGGCGCCCTGTCCGACGATGATCTGGCCGCCATCCTGGCCATGGGCGAGGTGGAGGACCTGGGTGACGACGAGGAGCCGGCGCCTTGCGGTCCGGCCGATCTCGGCGATCTGGGCTCGACCATCCTGTCGGAAGAAGACATGGTCGCCCTGCTGGAGGAGGCCGCGCCGCTGGACGATGCGCCGGAATTCGAGGCGCCGGAAGGCGCCCTGTCCGACGACGATCTGGCCGCCATCCTGGCCATGGGCGACGTGGAGGAGGAGGAGGGGGAACCTCAGGCGGAGGCGGTCGATCTCACCTCCACCACCCTGTCCGACACCGACCTGTCCGCCCTGTTGGCGGAGGCGGCCGAGGAAGAGGAATTCAACGCCCAGCTGGCCGCCGACGAAAGCGTGCCCAAGCCCGATTTTTCCTTCCGCACCGCCATGAGCGACGACGAGATCGCCGCCCTGTTGGCGGAAAGCGAGGAGGATGACGCCAGCCCCGCCGAGGATCTGCCTGAAATCGGCTCGGTCACCGGCTTTTCCGACGACGATCTGGCCGCCCTGTCGCAACAGGCGGAACCCTGCGCCCCCGATGGCCCGCCGCCGTCGCTGTTCGATCTGGGCGGGGCCATGAGCGACGACGAGATCGCCGCCCTGCTGGCCGAGGACGACGAGGAGGCCGTTCCCATCGGGAATCTGCCGGAGATCGGCTCGGCCACCGGCTTTTCCGACGACGACATGCAGGCCATGCTGGCCGAGGCCGGCGAGGTCCCCGCCGAATCCGCCGATGACGATCTGGCCGAGGTGGCTGCCGCCGTCGAGGCGGCCATGGCCAAGATGGACGCCGAGGAGGATGGCATCGCCCTGGCCCCGCCACGGCCGAAACCCACCGTGCGGCCCTTTACCGGCAAGGTGGAAATCTCCCTCGCCCCGCCCCGGAAGTAG